The following coding sequences lie in one Salvelinus fontinalis isolate EN_2023a chromosome 21, ASM2944872v1, whole genome shotgun sequence genomic window:
- the depdc1b gene encoding DEP domain-containing protein 1B, with product MEGKMIGPGPYRATKLWNETIKLFRGGMPLKRHWAYFRSYDNSFTGSEAVDWLHELLKRNHNFGPEVTRYQTLQLLRKFMKNHVVEDVKGRYGKEDFEDSGQVYRFPPTSPLKPLPQRPPVSENCDLPRLIRWDDYEELPQPEKIPMKSLILNSETWNKRHSIAIGEVHECKIIRRSDITPKQVDQIWKKMTITHLQRVLGLKTMDGVLDPKHVNAKHIIHNVFSVNKTGIVIVKNKAEDMPYWVLSAMKCLANWPNGRETKQPMYPGFERDVLRTVAEYFQRLKEPLLTFQLYEVFVNILSLLQQKEVAAEALQVCSLLLPPANRRRLQLLLRLMARVCQNPALPPLNDAIATRTLMVQTFSRCILGSAEEVDLDELLATKLVSFMMEHHDSVLRVPSNLHRHVDDHLSHLRRVQIKYAGADTDASLVSPSYCRKISRAEFEEQRVSSSQGSMQELLEGLIADTELSAKDKRKRLKQFQKSYPEIYRRRFPTAESKAAVLPEKAPRLKPQLMLLTLKKPFQPFQRSWSFRA from the exons TGGAATGAAACTATCAAGCTCTTCCGTGGAGGCATGCCTCTGAAAAGACACTGGGCATACTTCCGTAGCTATGACAACAGCTTCACTGGATCCGAGGCCGTTGATTGGCTACATGAGCTGCTGAAGCGAAACCATAACTTTGGGCCAGAGGTGACCCGGTACCAGACCCTGCAACTGCTCAGGAAATTCATGAAGAACCACGTCGTTGAGGATGTCAAGGGCCGCTATGGTAAAGAAGACTTTGAGGACAGTGGTCAAGTCTACAG GTTCCCTCCTACGTCCCCCCTGAAGCCCCTGCCCCAGCGGCCCCCAGTGTCAGAGAACTGCGACCTGCCCCGGCTCATCCGCTGGGATGACTACGAGGAACTGCCGCAGCCAGAGAAGATCCCCATGAAGTCTCTGATCCTG AACTCAGAGACGTGGAACAAGAGACACAGCATAGCCATTGGAGAGGTGCACGAGTGCAAAATCATACGCAGGAGTGACATCACCCCCAAGCAAGTCGACCAAATCTGGAAGAAAATGACAATCACACA TTTGCAGAGAGTGCTGGGTCTGAAGACAATGGATGGCGTGTTGGATCCCAAACACGTGAATGCAAAGCATATCATTCACAACGTATTCAGTGTCAACAAAACAGGAATAGTCATTGTGAAGAACAAAGCGG AGGACATGCCCTATTGGGTTCTATCAGCAATGAAGTGCCTAGCCAACT gGCCCAACGGTAGGGAGACCAAGCAGCCCATGTACCCAGGCTTTGAGCGTGATGTGCTGCGGACGGTGGCTGAGTACTTCCAGAGACTCAAGGAGCCCCTGTTGACCTTCCAGCTCTATGAAGTCTTTGTCAACATTCTCA GTCTGCTGCAGCAGAAAGAGGTGGCAGCAGAGGCCCTCCAGGTGTGCAGCCTCCTCCTGCCACCGGCCAACCGCCGCAGACTCCAACTGCTCCTCCGCCTCATGGCCAGGGTCTGCCAGAACCCTGCCCTTCCCCCGCTTAATGACGCCATAGCAACACGCACCCTG ATGGTGCAGACATTCTCGCGCTGCATCCTGGGTTCTGCAGAGGAGGTGGACCTGGACGAGCTTCTGGCCACCAAGCTGGTCAGCTTCATGATGGAGCACCACGACAGTGTCCTCAGGGTGCCCTCTAACCTGCACAGACATGTGGACGATCACCTCTCCCACCTCAGGAGGGTACAG ATAAAGTATGCCGGTGCGGATACAGACGCCTCCCTGGTGTCTCCGTCGTACTGCAGGAAGATTAGCAGGGCAGAGTTTGAAGAGCAGAGAGTCTCCAGCTCCCAGGGGTCCATGCAGGAGCTGCTGGAGGGCCTCATCGCCGACACTGAGCTCTCAGCCAAGGACAAGAGGAAGAGACTCAAGCAG TTTCAGAAGTCCTATCCGGAGATCTACCGCAGGCGGTTCCCCACAGCGGAGAGCAAGGCTGCCGTCTTACCAGAGAAAGCTCCACGGCTCAAACCCCAGCTCATGCTCCTAACCCTGAAGAAACCCTTCCAGCCTTTCCAAAGGAGTTGGAGCTTTAGGGCCTAA